A window of the Theileria parva strain Muguga chromosome 2, complete sequence, whole genome shotgun sequence genome harbors these coding sequences:
- the BUB3.2 gene encoding WD domain G-beta repeat protein — protein MDSFETFESPPRDVVTKVLFGNKTNLLAISSWDQTVKFYDADQPNKNRLLFNLDWESTVLDFVFFENDKKMALADLNKNVSLLDVETKNYFTVGLHNGPVRCVRYHEPTNTLITGGWDKKVRVFDLRSSNLKPVVDVDIYGKTYCMDLARNFLVVGDSMKRVYVYDLTSGFTGLANPETKDGVLKFQYRFLKCFPDATGYVLSSIEGRVAWEYFPRFLESESQQYAFKCHRNKTPNDSDVAFPVNCIDFHPKFGTFVTGGGDGLLCGWDGISRKRLWKSSKFNGTVASVSFNHSGEKLAIAVSDVFQLNPHQSQSPSLHLKHLKDEFKPRNRH, from the exons atggATTCATTTGAAACTTTCGAGTCGCCGCCCAGAGATGTGGTCACTAAGGTTCTCTTCGGCAACAAGACTAACCTTCTCGCTATATCATCCTGGGACCAG actgttaaattttatgatGCTGACCAACCTAATAAAAATCGCTTATTGTTCAACCTAGACTGGGAATCCACAGTTCTCGACTTTGTTTTCTTcgaaaatgataaaaaaatgGCTCTAGCTGATTTGAACAAGAATGTTAGTCTATTGGATGTTGaaactaaaaattacttcACTGTTGGACTCCACAACGGCCCTGTCAGATGTGTTCGATATCACGAACCTACAA ATACATTGATTACTGGAGGATGGGATAAAAAGGTGAGGGTATTTGACTTGAGAAGTTCGAACTTGAAACCAGTCGTCGACGTTGATATTTACGGGAAAACCTATTGCATGGACTTGGCTAGAAACTTTCTGGTAGTTGGTGATTCTATGAAAAGG GTTTATGTGTATGATTTAACTAGTGGATTCACTGGGCTCGCAAACCCCGAGACTAAAga CGGGGTTTTGAAGTTCCAATATCGGTTTCTAAAGTGTTTTCCAGACGCCACTGGATATGTACTAAGCTCAATTGAGGGCAGAGTAGCCTGGGAATATTTTCCTAGGTTTCTGGAATCTGAATCGCAGCAATACGCCTTTAAATGTCATCGTAATAAGACTCCTAACGACTCTGACGTCGCTTTCCCCGTAAACTGCATTGATTTTCACCCCAAATTCGGAACTTTTGTCACTGGTGGAGGTGATGGTCTTTTATGTGGCTGGGACGGCATTTCTCGAAAACGTCTTTGGAAGAGCAGTAAGTTTAACGGCACTGTTGCCTCCGTGAGTTTCAACCATTCCGGAGAAAAACTTGCTATTGCCGTTTCAGACGTCTTTCAGCTTAATCCTCATCAATCTCAGTCTCCAAGTTTACACCTGAAACATTTAAAGGACGAGTTTAAACCTCGTAATAGacactaa